The sequence below is a genomic window from Humulus lupulus chromosome 3, drHumLupu1.1, whole genome shotgun sequence.
ACAACTGAGAAAGTTCCTGTTTGCAACTTCCATGAGGTACTTTCATTTGATTTGTTGGGTTTTCATTTCTTCTGGATTTGGCTCTGTTGTATTGCTAAAAATGAAAGCTTTGGGACTTTATTTATATTTGGGGGAGATTGAAAATTTGAAACTGTTTGCTCGGATAGTTATTTCAGAGTGTTTACTACATAATTTGATGTTGGGTATTGGGTTATTAGGATTGGTAACTCTGCTTCTTTCATTGTTAGTTTGGTTGTGATTTAGTTGAGAAGATTATATTTCAAACAATTTGGTCCCGAGTTCTGATGGTGGGAGTTTTGTCTTTTCATGACTGAATTTGCTTCAGGCATATCTGATATTACTATAGCCATATCTGTTTCAAGCATTCCTTTTCAAGGTTCTGTTAGGTCTCTCTCTCAGTCCCTTTTCAACGGTATTTCTTTTAGGAGAATAAAAGATTGATTGAATTTCTTAACTTGAAATTGCTTTTGGTAGAATGTCATTATCTTCCTTGTGGCTGCTGTATTTGATAATACAGATTGTTGGCTGATGTGAATTTTACTGTATTTAGTAATGTATTTGAGCTTGTTATGGGAAAAGGAAAGACAAGCAAATAAATGATAGTTCGAATCAAAAAGCAGTAAAAATTAATAAGGATCATATTTGAGAAACAGGGGAAGGGATAAAATTGAAACTACTCATTCATAGATTTGCATAATTACAACAGTTACTACTCTTGAGCCAAACCACTTTGTCTAAATATATAAACTTTCATCTCATATTGATTTCTCTTCATTAGCTCAAAGATGCATACATCTCTTGGCTGAAGAGAGTTCCCTTTTGCAAATGCTGCCCACCCAGCAGAAAATTTATAATCTAATTTATAAGCCAATAACTTCACATACCAATATTTCTCACCAACCCAAAGCATCACAGTTTGTGTCTTTTCCTCAAAATAATGCACTCCAAAAGTACATGGAATATGCTGCACAAAAAAGCATTGATATTTAACTTTCATTTCAAGTACTCAAAAACAATTTTGATACAAATTAGTATGCATTTATTAATGAAATATATAACAGTAGAAGCAACGTTTGGACAAACCAGTACACATCCAAGCACGTGATTTAATCGCAAAATCACTTGGAAGTAAGGATTTTTTGAGAAGAATTGGCTGGCTGCTTCAGAAGCTCTGCTAAGTCCAGAAGATTAAGGCTTCTTACAAGTACCTTGATTACCAGTATTTGCTTCAGATATCAGCTTCATAAAGCTGTCTGCATTTAATTTATAAACAAAATGTAAGCTGACTTTGCTTAAGAATGTTGAACATTATTCTTGAATCATAGTCTCATAGCATACCTGAAGGTTCAACTTTAATTTTCTCTTGTTCTATCTTTGCAATCAGGTTCTGTGGAATCATGTTGGCTTTATCATAATTAAAAGAAGATTCAACTGTCACACAAGGATTTCACTTTCGCTTGGATGGTGTAGTTGTTCTTCTTTTATTTGCAACTGAAAACAACACTTGTAAGTAAGTCAATACTATAACCATAACTATTGCATTCAATTATATTAGTTAAGAGCATTTCTCACCTTGCTTGTTACATGCATCATCAGCTATCTTAACAATggaaactttaaatgaaatttcATTGCCATTGTTAGTAAGTTCAAATGTGCAAATATCACCCGCTCGCAGACTATTGTCCAGTGCGAATACTTTCCAGCCATGGCTTAACAATTCAGCTCTGGGTAACACATTTCTTTGCCTCACCCTTAATTGGACAAACCAAGATCTACCATCTGAAACCCAAAGCCTTACCTCACATTCTTTCTTAGTAATGTACTTCTCCACAAACTTGTATGGTAAGCACTGACCAAATGAAAAACAAGAACACAGAAAATATTAAACAAATCTGATCATCGAGGAAGACAGAAAATATATGCTATGGAAATAGATGCCGACTTTATGAGTAAAAAGAAACGGATAATTTAACATGTATAAACTGGAAAACTTACAAAATTACAACGGCCAGTTGTATACACTGCACGCATAGTGACTGTGAAGGATGGCCTTTTAGTTTGAGAACAACTTGCTCTTTCAAGAACTTGCTCCTTCATGGTGCTACAAGATTCTACTTTACTTGATCGACTTTCTTTTGTCATGACATTAAGTTCTACAGCCTCATAAAGAAAAGTTATTTAGGGAATGATATCAGGACAACAATAATATTATTATAGAATAAGTAGAGCTCATGTTTACCTGGTAACATAGGGGAATTTGTTACTCCATTTTCACAAAAAATAATGACTTCAAACAACATTATCCCCGTACTCTTTCTCAAAACAAAGGCACAAACATCACCTAATTTCAAATTATTGTCTTCAGCAAATGCCTTCCAACCACCCTCAAATCTGGTTTTTGGAGACCTGCCATGCGATCTGAAATAGTATTTCACAGACCAGGTCCTTCCATCCTGAACCTTAAGGATCACATCTTGATGCTTACTAGTACTAAGGAGGTAATGTTTTTCAAAGACAGATGGTATAATCTTGGCAAAAGATTAAAAAGAATAAAGTCAATATGAAAAACATTTTTTATGTGAGTATATTTCAATTGAACTTGTAGGAAGCATATAATTAATTACCATATTAAGCTTAGTTCCAACAAATGATGGTCGCATGCAAATCATGAAAAAGGGATCTTTAGATTTAAAACCTTTAGCTCTCTTAAGGGCTTCAGCCATTTCTTTTGCATTTCCTTAAAAAATATTCAGGTTCCATCCACCTTGGTAGGGGAGAATCTCCACATACTTTATCAGAAAAATCCCACTTCATGACTGAAAACACATTCAACAGATTTCACAAATCATACAAAATATGTTAATAATTACCATGGAAAATTTATTTGTCATGCATTATTTGGTTCCTGACTTGGAACAACCAAAACTATATTCTTCATAAAAAGGTCAAGACTTTTAGATTGATTGTTGTTTGTTGAACAGTTCTTTCTCATTATTGATTTTTGTTTGAAATATAAGTATAGGAAAGTAGTTAATTTGTTAGTTTCCCCTTATTTCCATATCTGATTGATTGTTAGTTTGTtgacttttttttcttttgaagtAATATAAAAACTTGCTGATTTAAActctaaaaaaaaatctaaattaattttatttccatttttatgctcttttttttttttttgcgaaaaTGTGAGAGAAAAACATTGTTGTGCTGGGTTACAACCCAGTTCATTGAAGCATTGCATTGAAACATCTATATCCTACTAGAGACCAAATAAAAGATTCCTGGTTAATGTTGCTGATGGACAACCTCTTGAATCGGAGCCAAAAAATGTTTTGAACTCCGTTAAAGATTCCTTGGATGCTTTCTATAGGTTTTCTCGGCCACATACAGTCATAGGCACGGTAGGTTATTTAAATTTAGCGGGGCAGTCCCAGAATAGTCATTATATTAATCTCATTCATTTAAACTtcaatttattgataatattgtttCCTATCAATTTTTGGAGACTCATCCTATTTTTTCTAGAAGCAGGCATTGAGCATAGTCTCAGTTTCCCTACTTGCAGTCGAGAAGCTTACAGACTTTTCACCATTATTTTTTGCTGGGATGTTGGAGGTGAAGCTTAAAATACTTTGAACTGCTTTTTTTTTAATTCACACCATGAATTTTGTTCTTATGAATTTGATCTTTTCAATTCAGGCTGTTGCAGCTGCCCTCTTAATGAACATCTACATTGTTGGTTTGAATCAGTTGTATGATATTGATATAGACAAGGTAGCTCTTAGCTCTTACTGTCTTACATTATCTTAATTTTGAATGAAGAAAATGCATATATTTTATTCTTACATTTGAGCATAAGGTCACTACACCAGTTACTAGTTCTttgccttaatattttttttttcttctagagAGACTATCTACAATTCTACATGGTTACATGGGATACATCAAGGATTGTCTAACTCTAGATATCTATGGCGTATTTCATCACAGGTTAACAAGCCATATCTTCCGTTAGCGTCAGGGGAATATTCAATTCAAACTGGTGTCATGATTGTCGCATCCTTTTCTGTTCTGGTATGGGAATTAGCTTTCTGTATTAATGTATTGTGCAAAATATTGTAAACTTATTATTGTGTATTTGCAGCCTATAATATTCTGACTACCTATCACTTTATTTTTCAGAGTTTTGGCCTTGGATGGATTGTTGGGTCATGGCCATTATTTTGGGCCCTATTCATCAGTTTTGCATTGGGAACTGCTTATTCAATCAATGTGAGTTTGCCTAATCTAAGAATTTTTCATATACAATGCCTTATCAGCggatattttgaaatatatactTAGTTTTATGTCACATAATGACAAAAGGTTAAGGTGGAAACTTTATAGAATCTGTTTCTCACTTGGTAGCTTAACACCTTTCATGTCAGGTGCCCCTTTTGAGATGGAAGAGATTTG
It includes:
- the LOC133825430 gene encoding putative B3 domain-containing protein REM15, which gives rise to MAEALKRAKGFKSKDPFFMICMRPSFVGTKLNMIIPSVFEKHYLLSTSKHQDVILKVQDGRTWSVKYYFRSHGRSPKTRFEGGWKAFAEDNNLKLGDVCAFVLRKSTGIMLFEVIIFCENGVTNSPMLPELNVMTKESRSSKVESCSTMKEQVLERASCSQTKRPSFTVTMRAVYTTGRCNFCLPYKFVEKYITKKECEVRLWVSDGRSWFVQLRVRQRNVLPRAELLSHGWKVFALDNSLRAGDICTFELTNNGNEISFKVSIVKIADDACNKQANMIPQNLIAKIEQEKIKVEPSDSFMKLISEANTGNQDYKFSAGWAAFAKGNSLQPRDVCIFELMKRNQYEMKVYIFRQSGLAQE